The nucleotide window aggaattaaaccttaccttcttccttaattcttcaACCTAGCCCAAAGTTGTAACTTCAAGAACTTGTGTTTCCTTGCTCCAATGATTATCCCACCTTGTTAGGGACcctttacttagtaggaaatgatttttggaagaatttttgcaaattttcttggaaattctctctatggccgaatggccttcttgatttttctcctctcttcttttttttttttgttcttcactctcttgaaatttctagagaattaatgagataagatgacttagtcatctcttaTATGATGTAATTAAATCCCacatgggctaagcccatgtctatggccggttgggcctctcttgttctttaaaaaaaaattccaagcccaagcACTTTCTTTCATGACGAGTTATAATTCATAAAACGAttttccgaattccaaatttacccgtcgccttcctttatatttctacgAGGCgtattgcaaatttccctttatgcccttgaccttcctcattaattccacttctaaatttttcataagcaactcttataccaaacaaaataaaatgtggccttgcttatcgtctgcccgcgattgtcttgaattatccgattgcataaaatgcgggatataacaaccctctttccttggcatgtcttagacgtaatgtcttgaattatccgattgcataaaatgcataaaatgttggaaagttgtttCCTCTTAATATTATTTCCCGTTAatagtcccgccttataattatcgttccttcaaggtgagacatgattttccttgggctctacTGCGTGcttatatatgacatatgtatatgagatatgtgtatgcacatggggtgggggaaatgaaacatgtttcatttccacctggtcagctggcttatcatcccggacgcgggatgcccggacgcgggatatatgggcgagccgacgtatttcggcgctatgtgggcgagccgacgttgttcggtgctatgacatgacacgatatgctatgacatgacacgatatgctatgacatgacacgatatgctatgatatgacaccatatgctatgacatgacacgatatgatatgacatgacatgatatgatatgatacgatatgacatgatatgatatgatatgatatgatacgatatgatatgatacgatacgatatgatacgttatgacaagacacgacatgatatgagttctattttctatgtctacgaaaaaaaaatgttttcttctAAAGGGGAAAGACAAGCAGGCATGGTATCCAGCCTGAAAAGGGTATGCCTATGTGCAGGTTACTTTATTCTTGTcccattatatgtatatgacccCATGATATTGTTAATCATACTCTACGCTCCTGTTTGTATaaatttccatgccttacatactcggtacactatttgtacggacgtcccttcttgtggacgctgcgtttcatgccgcgcaggtcagcaggtaGACAGgctcgactcctaggagcttcatcagcatTACTATAGCGGCGCTCCAGTTGTCTCGGAGCCTcagttccttggtactattttttgtatttatatattcgggcacggcagcactcggcccttcctatgtatatgtgtactatgtttagaggctcgtagacagatatgtacagttagatgttttgtatTTCTGATTGTCCTCGATTCGTATAATGCGCAAGCAAAgtttattagcctatgttcataaatTCGCTACTAAtgttaatgttaaaaaaaaaaaaaagaatggtaCAAAGGCATACGGCCCACTCAGTAATAAAGGTAAAATGAtagataagaggtgctcggtacaagtatcgggtacccgtcgcggcctctagttgggtcgtgacagaagtggtatcagagcaggcggtcctaggggtttgtctacgagccgtgtccagtagagtcctgtttatgggtgtgtagcgcgccacacttataaacaggaggctgcagggcatttaggaaatatgaccttctttgtactctagatcgtgcgatagagctatgttaccaggtttctatattctttcttaatcctgtgttatggtttcagtaatgtCGATGAAAAGAGCAGCTTCAGATAGTGGGGGCACCAggaaggcccctagagtatctCCAGAGCCGAGTAAGGGGAGCCTCGGCTATTCGATTGATACAGTACCGTCAGAGGATCCTACGGAGGACAGCTATGATACAGATCCGTCAGAGGATCCTACGGAGGACAGCTATGATACAGATCCATCAGAGGATCCTACGGAGGACAGCTATGATACGGATCCGTCAGGGGATCCCACGGGGGATAGTTATGACACAGACCCATCGGAGCATTCTTCTGGGACAACGGAGGAAGAGACTTCTGGGGATACACCAGCTGCTCCTGTGATGGAGCGCTATGTCGGACAGGCCACCTCTGAAAGTGGCACGGACTACTCCTGTCCATTGTCCTGGCCATCAGTGAACCAGGAATCGCCTGGCTATCTGTACTCCTCCGATTCGGATGCGAGAAACGACGGGAGTCAAACGAGCGGGGGACAGACAGATGAGGATGAGGAGCACACTTCACATGGCAGCTCCCCGGATCAGGCCTGAGATtgatcggctacaggtatatgagatTTTCTTCGAAACTTTCTATGTATACGTAATCTCTGCAAATTACTAATTAATGGCAGCAGacagaagttaaaaaaaaaaaggaggccAAGGACCTAGCGGTCATGAGTAATAGCGACTGAGATGTCTCCGCCCCCAGGGCCAATTTAGAAACCCCGGATAAAAGATAATCATATGTATGGGTGCGAGTAGATAGTGAAGATTTAAACAGaggcaatatggtaattgtatGGTCCAGAAAGTGAAGATAGGAGTGGGACCCGCCGTGAGGACGTTTTGGAAGTTGCTAGGACCCCGACTTACCTTAAATTAggtgacaaaggtcgtgcgggGCAGTCGATATAATTATACTGGCATTCATGCGTtgaaatgcattaaagttttgaggttaagcgtgctaaggtgagagatttcgggatgggtgaccctcgGGAAATACGCTGAAAATTTCGTAAATATGGGGACAAGAGACGAATGTGAAATTAGGTAGCCTAAAGTAAATTAGAGTGCGTGAAGTGGTTAGAAACTCTACAGACGTCGTGTAGGCTGGGACGGACTAGACTAGCAGGAGGGGAGAAAGCACGACAGAGCCTCAGGACTAAAGAAAGCTTGATTAGCTTTTGGAAGGGTTTGTGAGTAGAATAGTGGTGGAAGTGAATATACGTACATGACATCTTATCTGTGACTGTAGAATTCAAACAAATAGTGTCGCGATACATAGAATATGCTAGCTGGACGGAATTCAAAAGACATGATGAAGGACATAAGTATGGGTGTCACTGGGTAAGACCGATGCCGAACCCACCCTCGTTAAGGCCAGAATGCCCTAATGCGGTAATATACGGGAACATAAATAGCAAGGGAATTGACGCACAAACTCCGCGAAGAAGGAAGTCCAGTTGTAAAAGATCGCGGAAGGCGATGATTATTTAAAGAGCATAGGTGTACCTAGACCCTcttaataaagggggggggggagaacgtGTTAGACCTAGAATGAACTATGACGATTCAAGTTCTAAGGAGGGGAACTTACTAACTCGGCCGCAGCTCGGAGCTAAGTCAAGTGACCTACGGCCAAAGGCGACATCGAACTTctaaaatggatatgttaagcgaTGTGCGAGATGGCTAtaaaggagacctccccgaagtatcgTAATACATTATGGGACTaatcgaacattcgaggacgaatgttctaaagggggggaggatgttatgtccCGCATTTGTGTGTGTttggataattcaagataatcgcgggaagacgacaATCAaggtcatatttttattttgtttagcatACAAGTTGCTTATGTAGAAATTGGAAGTGGAAATaataagaaaggctaggggcgaaaAGGGAatttcgcaatatgactcgcagaattatggaggaaggctaagggtaaatttgggaattggaaaattatttttttcatgaattgtgggacacaaaaaaaataataatgggCTTGGTAAtgggccatgtttggccgtccaCTTCTtggtgggcttaagcccacatggAATTTTTAAGGAgccaaaataaaaagatgaccaagtcatcttttcatctaatcctctagaaatttcaagagagctagaacaagagaaaaagaagagaaattagaagggccattcggccacctcCATGCCCACAAGAaccttgaaaaattttcatccaaaaatcattctcttctagccaaacaatcccttgaagggCCCCTTAGCAAGGTAGAGTATTCattggagcaaggaaaacatatgttcatatagttgcaattctagccaagtgaagaatcaaggaagaaggtaagaattcacttcctttgtacgttatggatgcttgtgcaTGGTATGGTGTATGAAAAtagatggaattcatgaagaacatGAAAATAGAGGAGGTGACCGTGTGATGTATATTAGGtgtatagccgtgtatatgAGTTGAGTTATGAAAGAATGGTGAGcatgttttatttaatattttggttgttgtgttatggatttcatgttgcaaatagaagcttaatgagtttagtgaagttgtggtggttggagacttgttgtgtaagtttatgtaaatggaatataatgttcttgcatgcatggaagataatgagactagtatgatattgttggtgtatgaattattaggatgttattgttttcattggagttggaaggccttgaaggaagtagtttattgattaagttgttagaatgtatcttagggtgattattgaaattgttggtatgattattggcattgttgttgatagtttggccgggttgaattcccggattgttgttggttaaaattggctaagttgaagttttggagatggtatacttataggggaagtgctgccgaaatttcggtagacaaatgttACTTTAAGATTCCatttctaaatgctctaataaaggtttggtaaatgtgaccaatttgtagattttggtggatttggaacttgaaattGGAGTCGCGaaagaggcggaaaaggtatgtaaggcttcaccctctttccttggcatgtcttagacgtaataggtttggacacgggtctcggggacaattcccttcctagaaatccgagattgaaattgatcctttttcattcaatagaattgaattaatattttgcataaaatgttggaaagttacctaaacatctagaactcgcacaaataggacccgactaccttaaaactctcataagtgacgtcttggaatgtaacatatgtaaattgtgtacgccacctcatttgactcgaggtgggcccactgttctcAGATTCTCTTTATTGCTCCGTTGAACAAACGATAAGTATTGTAACTAATCTAATGAGAATATGtcgatgataataatgataatgatgatgtaaggaagagaatatgtctatgacaagtatgataagaatgattctatgactaagagccttaagttcagaatccaatgcgagtatgaaagtgttaagctagttcttgatctttaattttattccttggttatgatgctattttctaaagaattcaagcatatgaactaacgtttatgatgtccatgatttcgttTCATGTTTCCTCTTAATATTATTTCCCGTTAatagtcccgccttataattatcgttccttcaaggtgagacatgattttccttgggctctcctgcgtgcttatatatgacatatgtatatgagatatgtgtatgcacatggggtgggggaagggatatatggggaaggggaagggaaacatgttcaTTACctggtcggtggcttatcatccggacgcgggatatgacGCGGGATatagccgacgtatttcggcgctatgtgggcgagccgacgttgttcggtgctattacatgacacgatatgctatgacatgacacgatatgctatgacatgacatgatatgatatgatacgatatgacatgatatgatatgatatgatatgatatgatatgatatgatatgatatgatatgatatgatatgatatgatatgatatgatatgatatgatacgatatgatatgatacgatacgatatgatacgatatgatacgatatgatacgttatgacaagacacgacatgatatgagttctattttctatgtttacgaaaaaaaaaatgttttcttctAAAGGGGAAAGACAAGCAGGCATGGTATCCAGCCTGAAAAGGGTATGCCTATGTGCAGGTTACTTTATTCTTGTcccattatatgtatatgacccCATGATATTGTTAATCATACTCTACGCTCCTGTTTGTATaaatttccatgccttacatactcggtacactatttgtgcgacgtcccttcttgtggacattgcgtttcatgccgcgcgaagTCGGCGGGTAGACGAGCTCgacccttaggagcttcatcggTACTATAGCGGCGCTCCAGTTGTCTCGGAGCCTCAgttctttggtactattttgtgtatatatatatatatttgggcacggcagtactcggcccttcctatgtatatgtgtactatatttagaggctcgtagacagatatgtacagttagatgttttgtatTTCTGATTGTCCTCGACGCTGTATAATGCGCAAGCAAAgtttattagcctatgttcataaatTCGCTACTAAtgttaatgttaaaaaaaaaaaaagaatggtaCAGTGCATACGGCCCACTCAGTAATAGAGGTAAAATGAtagataagaggtgctcggtacaagtatcgggtacccgtcgcggcccctagttgggtcgtgacaatgcccttttctttccatggcatgattcatacgtgagacgtgttaaaagcttccataacgttctcattttcaaacgttagaagtaatggttctaaggcatgatttcgtTCTTAATAgtttgtaaatgttttccaaaatattcatttttctccaaaaactaagtttgatgattttgaaagcttttatgactaaaacgacgaacatgattttatgatgacaaggatgatgccggaatatgagaaaatgtttatgacgaatacgtcaaggatatgttcttaccatgaacatgacgatatggaatgttaagctatttcttggataatgactattttttaaaaggttccaaagtatatgaaacgatatgttatgatcctgttttatgtttcccgtgaagttgttcttcattgatagtctcgccttattgtcctagttccttcaaggtgaggcaaagcgcccatggttattccataacatcatcggaggttaccgaccttacgtcactccgatagagttgtagttttcactagggctctcatgcatgctttatatttacatatgatttattttacgACACCGTGCCGTCCGACGGGCGGCGGGCGTGCACACACCACCGTGGGCGtattataccccggacgcgggaggcccgggacgcgggcttatacaccgttcctatatggacgggcgattatacaccgatcctacgtggtcgggcgaTTTACATTTACagatatttacatatttttttttaaaagctagcatgcatggcatccgccccgaggggcactcggatgacgattactcctttattccatggtGCTCGCTCGAGaaaagcgttacaccgtacctatatggtcggcagtagtccaccgcacctgtatggttgggcagttatacaccgcacctacacggtcgggcagtttactcgcagtatctatatagtactccaaaaggtaaagttaacttgTACAACACCTATCACGGTAGACAAACAAAGTTATaggttatatcactctcctatgttgtgttttgtgttctctattatgatttcggatattactcatgccttacatactcagtacattactcgtactgacgcccctttttgtgggcactgcgtttcatgcgcgcggtacactcggacaagtaagagctattgcgagAAGACGTtcggcggagttggtagaccCGTTTGTacccggagtgccgccgagtcgcaTTATATGTGCTTTGTGCGCTTgttcggttagagactttgcgaacgagtcgtgggtctagagtgtcggctttaaaaagggttccactagttgatgtgtttttactatacattatgttacagagcccttatgtttacagactgtgtttaatttgagaaacgacgaaaagattttaaatattttactatgtattttgctttcatttgatttttgaatccaaagagaatatgtgtgtaataagagtccgagggttcacTCGGCTCCGAattggggtcgggtgcccatcacaccctagtaagattggggtgtgacatggaTGATGGGACCCTGCGAGAGGCAGTCCAGTTATTGACTCGATTGGTAGCGGGGAAGGTCTACAGACAGGGAGCAGGGGATGATCGTGTGAACGACGGGCGCGATAGTCG belongs to Lycium ferocissimum isolate CSIRO_LF1 unplaced genomic scaffold, AGI_CSIRO_Lferr_CH_V1 ctg6352, whole genome shotgun sequence and includes:
- the LOC132045225 gene encoding uncharacterized protein LOC132045225, which gives rise to MSMKRAASDSGGTRKAPRVSPEPSKGSLGYSIDTVPSEDPTEDSYDTDPSEDPTEDSYDTDPSEDPTEDSYDTDPSGDPTGDSYDTDPSEHSSGTTEEETSGDTPAAPVMERYVGQATSESGTDYSCPLSWPSVNQESPGYLYSSDSDARNDGSQTSGGQTDEDEEHTSHGSSPDQA